The segment ACAAGCGTTTCTATCTCGGCCCGGCCGTCTACGCGCTGACGCTGGCCAGCGGCAACATCCGGGCCGGGCAGGTCACCCAGGCCGATCTCGACGCCCTGCACAACGACACCAGGATGACGGTGTTCCTCGGCGTCCAGGCCGGCGACCACCTCATCTACATCGGCGAGTCCGGCAGCGATGCGATGACCGGGTTCGCCGCGCGCAGCAACATCCGCCGGACGCTCATCGACACCGCCGGCGGCAAGGCCCTGCTCGCGGCCCAGGCCGACGGCACGCGGGAGGCCTACCTTCGACGGCAGGACGGCGAGCTGGTCTCCGCGTTCCTCTCGCAGTTCCCCGGCATCGTCAAGACCGGCGTGGCCAAGAACTTCCGCCATCACGGCGCCCAGCTGGCGCTGGCCAGCGTGGTGCGCGACCGCGCGGGCAAGGCCGTGGCCGTGGCGGTTCTCGTCGGGCCTACGGCCGACGCCGAACCGCGCGAGGCGAGGCTGCGCCGACTCCTGGTCAAGCACGTCGCGGCATGGTCGCAGCGCGAAGTGGCGCCGCGCGAAGCGCTCTGACCGGTTCTCCCCACACTCTCATCAGGCAGCGAAACCTCCCGTTGACTTCGGTCACGCGGGCGCTTTAGCGTGGGCACGAATCGCTAATGCGACAGGTTGTTCGTATATGAGAACTAGACCTGGAGGTGCCTGATGATCGAGCGGGATGAGATCTTCATCAACGGGACGTGGGTCGCGTCCACCACGGCCGAGCGTCTGACCGTGATCAACCCGGTGACCGAGGAACCGGTCGCCACCATCCCGGCCGGCTCGGCCGAGGACGCAGACAGAGCCGCCCGAGCCGCCGCGGCGGCGTTCCCGGCATGGTCTCAGACCACGATCGAAGAGCGCCTGGCGATGCTCGACAATCTCGCCAAGCTCACCGCGGAGCGAGCCGACGAGATCACCCGTGCGATCGTCAGCGAGATCGGCCAGCCCTACCGCATCGCCCAGGAGTCCCAAGCGGCGGCTGCCGTGGAGGACCTGCGAAGCCTCGCGGACAGCCTGCCGTCGGTGGTGTGGGAGGAACGGACCGGGCACACGGTGGTCGCCCGCGAAGCCGCCGGCGTGGTTGGTGCCATCACACCGTGGAACGGGCCGATGCGGATGGTCTGCATGAAAGCCGGTGCGGCGCTCGCCGCCGGATGCACCGTCGTGCTCAAGGGCACCGAAGTCGCACCGCTGAGTTCCTTCATCTTCGCTGAGATGGTCGCGGCCGCAGGCCTGCCGGAGGGCGTGTTCAACCTCGTCTCCGGCAACGGTCCGGTCGTCGGTGAGGCGATCGTGACCCATCCCCTGGTCGACATGGTCTCGCTGACCGGCTCGGTCCGCGCCGGGCGCCGGGTGATGGAACTGGCCTCTCAGCGGGTCAAGAAGGTGGCCTTGGAACTCGGCGGCAAGTCCGCCAATGTGATCCTTCCTGACGCCGACCTGAAGCGGGCCGTCGAAGTGGGTATCGAGGACGCCTTCCGTAACTCCGGTCAGGTCTGTGGCGGCCTGTCCCGGGTGCTGGTCCCCCGGTCCCGGCTGGCCGAGGCGGAGGAGATCGCCGTCCGCAAAGCGGAAAGTTACGTTCTCGGCGACCCCTTCAACCCGGCGACGACGCTCGGCCCGGTTGCCAACGCGACGCAGCGCCAGCGGATCCGCGACTACATTCACGCCGGCCTCGAGGACGGGGCCCGGTTGCTGACCGGCGGCGCCGAGGCGCCGGACGGGCTCGATCGCGGCTTCTTCGTGCGCCCGACGGTGTTCTCCGGCGACAACAACTCCCGCATCGCGCGCGAGGAGATCTTCGGCCCGGTGGTCGTCATCATCCCCTTCGACGACGAGGACGACGCCTTCCGGATCGCCAACGACACCGAGTACGGCCTGGCCGGAGCGATCTGGGCCGGCGACGAGGCCCGCGCGCGGGCGCTGGCGAAGAGGCTGCGGGCCGGGCGCATCCGGATCAACGGCTCGCCGGTCAACCCGCGCGCGCCGCACGGCGGCTTCAAGCTCTCCGGAATCGGCCGGGAGTTCGGGCGCTACGGCATCGAGGAGTTCCTCGAGTACAAGTCGATCGGCTGAGTCCGGTGATCACCGTCAACGCCCGGGCCACATCCGGCCCGGCGGAACCGTTCCGCGCCATTCGCATCCAGCGCCGTGACCTCGGTCCGGCCGACGTGCTCATCGACATCGCGTTCTCCGGCGTCTGTCACACCGACGTGAGCCGGGCCCGCGGTGAGTTCGGCACGACGATGTACCCGATCGTGCCCGGCCACGAGATCGCCGGGATCGTCTCGGCGATCGGGCCGGAGGTGACCCGGTTCGCCGTGGGTGACCGGGTCGGCGTCGGCTGCCTGGTCGACTCGTGCCGGGAGTGCGAGTTCTGCCGCGCCGGGCTGGAGCCGTACTGCCGGCGCGACCACGTCCGCACCTACAACTCGATCGGCCGGGACGGTACGAAGACGCTGGGCGGCTACAGCGAGAAGATCGTGGTGGACGAGGCGTACGTGGTGCGCATTCCCGACGAGATTCCGTTGCCGAACGCGGCTCCGCTGCTGTGCGCCGGCATCACCCTCTATTCCCCGTTGCGGCACTGGAAGGCCGGGCCCGGCAAGAAGGTCGCGATCCTCGGCTTCGGCGGTCTCGGGCACGTCGGCGTGGCCATCTCAGCGGCGCTGGGCGCGCACACCACCGTTTTCGAACTGACCATGGACAAACAGACCGACGCGTTCCAACGAGGAGCCGAGGACTATCGGCTGAGCACCGATCCAGCGATCTTCACCGAGTTCGCCGGCACCTTCGACCTGATCCTTTCGACAGTGCCGGCCCGGATCGACTATGACGCGTTTCTCGGCCTGCTCGCCCTCGACGGCACCATGGTGATGCTCGGCGTGCCGAAGAAGCCGATCACCCTTGACGTCTTCTCGCTGCTGTACAACCGGCGGTCGCTGGCCGGAACGTTGGTCGGCGGCATCGCCGAGACACAGGAGATGCTCGACTTCTGCGCCGAACGGGGCATCCACGCGGAAGTCGAGATCATCGGCGCGGACGAGATCGACGGCGCCTTCGACCGAGTCGCCAAGGGCGATGTGCGCTACAGGTTCGTCATCGACGTAAAGACGATGGGGGTACCAACAGTGACCCCCTCATCCGGCGGCGAATGCCTAGGCTGAAACGAGTTCGCACCTGCTTCCCTCTCCGCGAGATTTCCTCCGTGAGAGCACACCCGGAACGAGAGGAATCATTGATGTCTGCCGCAATTCCGGACGTCACCTTGAACAACGGCGTGAAAATGCCGATTCTCGGGTTCGGCGTCTTCCAGGTTCCCGGCGAGCAGACTGAACAGGTCGTCACCGACGCCCTCGCCGCCGGTTACCGGTCCCTCGACACCGCCGCCTCGTACGGCAACGAGGAAGCTGTCGGCCGCGCCATCGCCAAGAGCGGCATCCCGCGCGACCAGCTGTTCATCACGACCAAGCTGTGGATCCAGCACACCGGTGAGGACACCGCTCGGCGCGAGTTCGACAAGTCCCTGCGCAACCTCGGCCTGGACTACCTCGACCTGTACCTGATCCACCAGCCGCTGGGTGACTACTACAGCTCCTGGCACGCGATGCAGAAGCTGTACGCCGAGGGCCTGATCAAGGCGATCGGAGTCTCCAACTTCTACCCGGACCGGCTCGTGGACCTCATCCAGCACAACGACATCACGCCGGCGGTCAACCAGATCGAGACGCATCCGTTCTTCCAGCGCGCCGACTACCAGCCGCTGCTGCGCGAGCACGGCGTGCAGATCGAGTCCTGGGGCCCGTTCGCCGAAGGCAGAAACGACCTGTTCACCAACCCGACGCTGACCGAGATCGGCGAGGCGCACGGCAAATCCGTTGCCCAGGTCGTGCTTCGGTGGCTCATTCAGCGCGACGTCGTCGTCATCCCCAAGTCGGTGCGCCCCGACCGCATGGCGGAGAATCTCGACGTCTTCGACTTCGAGCTGACCGACGACGAGATCACCCGGATCGCGGCCCTGGACACCGGCGTGTCCGCGTTCTTCGACCACCGCGACCCCGCGATGGTCACCTGGCTCGGCGGCCGTCGCGTCGACTGACCGCTCATGGGGTGCCGGTGCAGACGGCGGCGGCGCCCATGAACGTCACCCGGGTCACCACGCCGTCGAGAGGAGGCTCAAATGCCTGTCACCACAGGTGACGAAGCAGCGAACGAGCCGAGACACGTCCTTGTCGATCCGGTCACCGGCTGAAGGACGGCTGATGAGTGCCGGCGACCCATTTCGGTTCACCGCGATCGGTACGGCCTGGGAGATCGACTCCGGCCGCCTCCTGTCCGAGGAACTCCGGCAGGAGATCTGCGCGCTCGCGGAGGACTTCGATCAGGTCTGGTCCCGGTTCCGTGGGGACTCGCTGGTCACCGAGATCGCACATGCCGAGGGCGGCGGACGTTTCCGGTTCCCCGCCCGCGACGCCGCATTGTTCGAGCTCTACGACCGGCTGGTCGCGGCGACTGGCGGAGCGGTCGACCCGCTCGTCGGCAGGGATCTCGAACTGCTCGGCTACGACGCCCGGTACAGCCTCACTCCCGATGAGTCTGCGCTGTCAGGTCGCCGGCGCCGGGATTCCTGGCTCGGCGACATCCGCCGGGACGGAACCACGATCATCACGGACCATCCGGTGGTGATCGACGTCGGGGCGGCCGGGAAGGGTTACCTGGTCGATCTCATCGCCGAGGCGCTGCTGGATGCCGGCATCGGCGAGTTCCTCGTCGACGGCAGCGGCGATCTGCGGCATCGTGGTCCCGAGCCCGTCGTCGTGGGACTGGAACACCCCACCTCCCCTGGACGGGTCATCGGCACCGTTCAGCTGCGGGATCGGGCGCTGTGCGCGTCGGCGGCGAATCGGCGGACCTGGGGTGAAGGACTGCACCATGTCCTCGACGGCCGGACCCGCCGTCCCGTGTCGGATGTCGTCGCGACCTGGGCCCTTGCCGCGGACGCGGCCACCGCCGACGGCCTGGCGACTGCCTTGTTCGTCAGCGCTCCTGACTGTCTGCGTTCGTTCGAGGTCACGTGGGTGCGGATGTTGGCCGACGGCCGGGTCCAGTGGTCGAACGACTTCGACGGTGAGCTCTTTCTCTGATGCCGCTACGCCTGCATTCGACGGCAACGCCCCGTTCGGTGAAGAACATCTGACCTGGAGAAGATCATGAAATCTCGCCTCGTCAACCGCACTACCGTCGCGGCCGCCGCGTCGCTCGCCGTCGCAGTGCCCCTGGCCGCGTGCTCTGGCCCCGACACCTCGCCGCCGGCGAGTCCACCGAGCACGCCGGCCGGCAGCTCGCCGCCGGGCATCAGCACAGAATCGGGCGGCGCGGGCTACGAGGACGGAACCTACACCGCGAGGGGAGTATATGGCGGCGCGCCGTCCTATATGACCATCACTCTCGGCCTGCGTGCCGGCACGATCACCGACGTCACGGTCGAGCCGATGCCGGAGAACAACGACACCTCCCGGGGCTACCAGGAGCGGTTCGCGGCCGCTGTGCCGGACGAGGTGATCGGGAAGAGCATCGACGAGGTCAGGGTCGGCAAACTGGCCGGTGCGAGCGGCTGCGCGGACGGATTCAACAACGCTGTCGCGGCGATCCGCGACCAGGCGCGTGCCGGCAACTGAGAGGGAGTGAACGGCTGAAAACGTTCACCGCGCGCCTCACCGTGTTCCTGGGCTCCATGTCTCCCCGGGGTGCCGCGGGTGCCGGTAGGCGTGTGTGGCACGGAAGGCCGGTGCCTCGTCGGACCATCCGTGACGCACGGCGTCCCACTGTGCGATCAGATCGTCCTCGTGCGTGTAGTCGAACCGGTCGCCCAGGCGGCTCTCCTCCGGGCCGCCGGGGGACGGCGGGTTCGCCACGAGCCAGTCGACCGTCGCAGCGAGGGCCGCGTCGGCCGCGACCGTGTCGGTGTACCCCAGCTCGGCCCGGATCCGCTCGGTGTTCCGCAGCCGGTGGTCGGGCCCGTGGCGCCAGTAGGGATGGCACGGGGTGGCCAGTAGGTACGGCAGGTCCACGAGTTCGACCTCGGCTCCGAGCCGCGCGGCGACGAACTCGATGCGGTGCCGCATGTCCACGACGGTGTCGTCGGCGACCACGTACTTGCGTCCCGACGCGGCGGCGGGCTGGTCCACCGCGAGCATGACGGCGTGCACCGCGTTGACCGTGTGGAGCCGGCTCTCCAGGCGGATGCCGCCGTCGGCGATCACGATCCGCCGCCTGCCGTCCAGGATCCGCCGCACGATGCACCACTCGTGCGGTGCCAGCTGCCGGGGGCCGTAGACCACCGGATAAGCCAGCAACGTCGCCTGGAACGCGCCGGCGTCGTGCGCCTCGAAAAGGGCCTGCTCGGCGGCGGCCATCTTGACGGCCAGCTTGCCCTGCTCCGGATCCCGCTCCAGATGCTCGTCCTCCTCGGGCACCAGCGCCGGACGACCCAGCGGGCCCCAGCGCGGGTCGCTGGGGGACGCGAGCGAGCCGTGGGCGCCGCCGATGGCGATCAGCCGGCTGGTCCGGCCGGTCATCACCTCGGTGGTGACCGCGAGCCGCCCGTACTGGGCCACCACCAGCTCGAACTCCTCACGGCCCAGGCCGGCGGCCAGGGTCTCCGGCCAATGCGGGTCGGTGTGGACGTGCCGGACCTCGGGCGGCAGGTGCGCTTCGTGCTGGCCGCCGTGCAGGACGGTCACCTGGAACCCACGCTCGAGGAGCCCGGTCACCACGCCCGGGCCGGTCGGACCCGTACCCCCGATCACCAGGGCCTTGGGCGTCATCGGCCCGGCGCGGTGAAGTGGCGGGCGAGAGCGCGCTTGTCGACCTTCTCGGCACCGAGGACGGGGAGCCTGCCGGTCTGGAAGCGCCAGCGCGTCGGCACGGCGAAGGACGCCAGGACCGCCCGCAGCTCTCCGGCCACGTACGCCTGAAGGCCCGGTCGCGCGAAGGTGTCGTCGTCGACCACCACGACCGCGGCGACCTCCTCTCCGAGTTCGGGATGAGGCAGCCCGAACACGGCGGCGTCGAGGACCCCTTCGACGCCGGCCAGCGCGCGCTCGACGGAGAGCGGGGCGATGTTCTCGCCGCCCCGGAGGATGAGGTCCTTTGAGCGGCCGGTCACCCATAGGTGACCGTCGTCGTCGAGGTGCCCGAGGTCACCGGTGTGCAGCCACCCGTCGTCGTCGATCGGGCCGCAGGATTCGCCGGCGTAGCCGAGCATTTGCGAGGCCGACCGGATCAGCACCTCGCCGTCACCGTCACCGGACCGCTCGCCGAAGGCGATCTCGACGGCGGGAAGCGGGACCCCGCACCCGCCGGGACGGTCCCGGGTGTCGCGCCCGGTGGCCGCCGTTGCCTGCCCGCCGTTCTCGGTCAGCCCGTATCCGGTGGCGATCCGCGCCTCGACGGAGGGCAGTTCCTCGCGGATGCGCCGATACAGGGAGACGTGGGCGGGCGCCCCGCCGAGGGTGAGCGAGCGGAGGCTGCTCAGGTCGGCAGGATGCCGCTGCAGGGCGTCGAGCAGTCGGGCGGCCATCGTCGGCACGGCGCTCCAGCGGGTGATGCGGTGCGTCGTGATCAGGCGTATCGCCTCGTCGGCGTCGAACCGGCCAGCCGGGAACACGAGCGTCTCGCCGACTACGACGGCGCGGACGAGGGTCTGCACGCCGCCGACGTGGAACAGCGGAGCCGTGTGGAGTGCGACGCTGGGCGGCGCCTCGTTCAGGTCCTGGGGGAGCCGTCGGGTGACGGCCAGCAGCGAGTGCAGACCGGAGACGACGGACCGATGCGACAGCTCCACCGCCTTCGCGGTCCCGGTGCTGCCGGACGTGAAGAGGATCAGCGCCGGCTCGATCTCGTCGTCGCCGCCCTCCCGCTCGGGAAGCAGTCGGGAGCTGGTGTCCGCCGGCCACGAGCCGACCGGGGTGCCGGCGGGCAGCCTGGCGGCCAGGCGGTCGTCGGCGAGCACGAGACGCGGCTTGAGCAGCGTGACGGCGTGTTCCAGTTCGCGGGTGCCCCACCAGGCGTTGGCGAGGACCGGGACGGCGCCGAGCCAGAGCACCGCCCACGCGTTCACGATCCAGTCGGGGCCGTTCCACCCGAGCAGCGCGACGCGGTCACCGGTCCCGATCCCCTGCGCCTGCAGGGATGCGGCCCGGCGGCGCACAGCGATGCGCAGATCACCGAAGTCGAGCCGGGCGTCACCCTGCACCACGTGTGCCCGGCCCGCCCAGCGGTCCGCGTGGTCCAGCAGCGCCGACAGGCGGCGCACCCGGGGCGCGTACATGCGGTACGGGACGCCACGCACCCGCTCGACCACGAGGTCGCGCCCCCAGGGCTCGACCGATGTCACCGGAACTCGCGGCGCTCGACCACGAGCGGGTCGTGGCTCGGGACGACCTCGCAACCGAGCTTCTCGATGCGGTTGAGGCTGTCCTCGTACGCGATGATGTCGGTGAAAAAGCCGGACGGGATGTGCCGGTTCTCGCCGTCGCCTGCCCAGTTCTCGTAGAGGTCGACGCAGTCGCCGGCCAGGAGGTAGCGCTTCGTTGCGGCCTCGACGATGACGCCCTGCGACCCCGGGGTGTGGCCGGGCAGGGCGACCACCGACACCCCCGGCGCCACCTCGGCGTCGCCGTCGACCGGGTCGATCCGGTCCTCGGCGCGCCGCCACGCCGCCGTCAGCTCGGGCAGGTGCTCGAACTGACGGCGGTGCCAGGGCACCGGCTGCGAGGCGTAGGCGATCTCCCGCTGCTGTATCACGATGCGGGCGTTGGGGAACAGGTGGTTGTTGGAGCTGTGATCCCAGTGGAGGTGCGTGTTGACGACGACCCGTACCTCGTCCGGATCCACCCCGAGCGACCGCAGCGCCGCGGCGGGTTCCTCCTGCGGGGTCTGCTCCATCCGGATCCCGTGGTGCGCGATCGCCCGGGCGAGGTCGGCGCCGGTGTCGACGACCACGGGCGGCCCGTCACCCCGGATCACGAACATGATGAGGGGGATGTCCATGGCCTGCCCCCAGCCGCGGAGGTAGGTGAGCGACGGCTTCGGCAGGCCGAAGACCCGCCCCACGGACAGCGCTGTGACCGACAACGTCATGCGTCCACCAGGTCACTGTCCCGCGTCTCACGCAGCGCCAGCGTGCACAAGAGGCCGAGGAAGCAGTAGCCGGCCAGCAGGGCGCCGAAGAACAGGCCGCCGTAGGTGCCGATGATGCTGGCGGCCACCAGCGGCGGGATGGCTCCGCCCAGGACGCCGGCCAGGCTGTAGGACAGGCCCGCGGCGGTGTAGCGGTACCGGGTGGGGAAGAGCTCGGACAGGAAGGATCCGGCGACGCCGAAGCCGGTGCCGGCGATCATGAAGGTGATCAGCATGCCGGCGTAGAACGCGCCGATCGTGCCGACGTCCAGGACGGGGAACAGGAGCAGGGCCCAGGGGATGCCGAGCATGTTGGCGGTCAAGAGGACCTTCCGGCGCCCGAACCGGTCGGAGAGGGTCCCCCCGAGTACGCAGAACAGGCCGTTCACGAGGTTCCCGATGATGCCCGCCAGCAGCACGGTCGGGCGGCTGAGACCGAGGGTCGCGGTGCCGTAGTTGGTGAGGTACGCGATGCCGATGTAGCCGAGCGAGAAGGCCATCACCAGCGCGCCGGAGCCCAGCAGGATCCGTCTCCAGCCGTGCTTGAAAGCATCCTTGAAGGGCAGCCCGCCGTCGTCGCGACGGCGTCGCGCCTCGGCCTCGAACGCGGGCGTCTCCTCGATCCGCAACCGCACGTAGAGGCCGACGGCGACCAGGACCACGCTGATCAGGAACGGGATGCGCCAGCCCCAGGAGGTGAAGGTGTCGTCGCTCATGTAGAGGGCCACGATCAGGTACACGGTCAGCGCGAGCACGTTCGCGAAGGCGCCGCCGAGGTTGGTGAACATCGCCCAGAAGCCGCGGCGGTCCTTCGGGGAGTGCTCGGAGGTGAACAGTGCGGCGCCGGCCCATTCGCCGCCGGCGGCCAGGCCCTGGGCGATGCGAAGCAGCACGAGCAGGATCGGCGCGACGACGCCTATGCTGGCCGAGGTGGGGAGCAGGCCGATCAGCACGGTGGCCGTACCCATCAACGCCATGGTGGCAATCAGCGTGCGCTTGCGGCCGAGCCGGTCGCCGTAGTGCCCGAATAGGATCGAGCCGAGCGGGCGGGCCACGAAGGCCACACCGAGCGTCGCGAAGGACACGACGGTCGCCGACTGGTCGCCGAGGGCGGAGAAGAACGCGCCGGCGAAGACGAGAGCCGCCGCCGTCCCGTAGATGCTGAAGTCGTAGAACTCGATGACTGTGCCGATGAAGCTGGCGAAGGCCACCCTGCGCATCTTCGCGGGCGGGGTGGGCGCGGGCGTGGTGGAGCCGGAGTCCGGTCTCGCCACGCTGTCGGGGGGCAGCTGCATGGTCATCGGCAACTCCTCAGATGCTCGTCGGTGAGGCGAGACGACCCGATGTCGGTGTTCTTATATACGAACTAGTATTTGTCATCGGGAACTTTCAGCGAAAGTAACCTGGGTCACAAGCGTGGTCAATAGGCATCTCGAGGTCCTGGCGCGGGTTCGCCTGTTCCCGATCTCAGGTCTGTGTCTCAGAACTTCCCGCGGCGGTTCCGACGCGTTGACACGACCTCGGGCCGACCGTAGCCTCAGGCTCAAATACGTACATCGGTTCGTAATAGCGAACGCGATGGTGTCCGTGTTCAGGCATCCCGGTAGCGAGTGGGCCTCAGCCCTGCCGACGGTGTCGTGACCTGGAGGGGGCTGCCGTGACCGAACGACGACCGTCCTTCCCGAGCCGTGTGACGCCGGCATCGACGGAGGCGCCCGGATGACCGCGCTAGAGGGTGTGAAGGTGATCTGCGTCGGGCAGTTCTACTTCGCGCCGTACTGCACGATGTTGATGGCCCGCCTCGGTGCGGACGTGATCAAAATCGAGGCGCCGCAGGGCGACCCCTACCGGCGGCTGCCCACGGTTGACGCGGACGGCGGCCCGATCCAGTTCCGGTTCCTGAACTCCGGCAAGCGGACCATCCGCCTGGATCTGTCCGTCCCGGCCGGGCAGGACGTGCTCCGTGACCTCGTCCGCGGTGCCGACGTGCTGGTGCAGAACCTCTCCCCGGGCGCCATGGACCGCTTCGGCCTCGGCTACGACGATCTCCGGCGGGTCAACCCCCGGCTGATCATGGCGTCCGGCACCGGTTTCGGGTCGTTCGGTCCCTATGCGGGCGAGTCCGCCATGGACCTCACCATTCAGGCGCGCACCGCGATCATGAGCACCACCGGCTTCGAGGACGGCGCCCCGGTGCGTACCGGCCCGTCCGTCGTCGACTTCGTCGGCGGCGCCCACATGCTCGCGGGCATCGTCACCGCGCTGTTCCAGCGGACCCGAACCGGTGAGGGGCAGCATGTCGAGGTCGCCCTCCAGGACGCCATCCTCCCCGCCCTGACGTCCAACATCGCGGGTGTGATCAGCCAGGCCACGGACAGCCCGGAGCGAACCGGCAACCGGCACGGCAGCCTGGCAGTGGCGCCCTACAACGCGTACCCGGCCATCGACGGCTGGGTGACCCTGCTGTGCCCGACCCAGGCGCACTGGGAGCGCCTGCGCGCCCAGATCGGGGACCCGGCCGCGGAGGACCCGCGTTTCGCGACGATGGCGGACCGGTGCCGCCACATGGACGACCTGGACGTCATGATCGGCCACTGGACCGCCACCCGGACCAAGGGCGGCCTGACCAGCCTGCTCGGCGGGCTGAAGATTCCTTGTGCCCCGGTGGTGACGCTCCCGGAGCTGCTGGCGGACCCCCACGTGCTCGCCCGCGGCGTCCTGCGCACCGTCACGGACGACAAGGGATCTTTCATGACGCTGGGCAGCCCGCTGTTCCTCTCCGGCTCACCCATCGTCGAGCCCACCCGGGCCGGCGATCTCGGCGAGCACACCGACGAGGTGCTGACCAAGGAGTTGGGCATGACCACCGGCGAGATCGCCGGGCTCCGCAACGCCGGGGTCATCTGATGGCCGGCACGGCGCTCTCGTCGCGCCACGACGAAGGGACACGGCGACCGTGATCAGAGTGAGCACTGCACCCGAACTGAGAATCCGCCACCTGAGCCCCGCCTTCCGCACCTTCTGCGGAGAGGGGGCGCTCGAAGCGCTTCCTCGCGAGCTGGCCCGCGTCGGCGCCCGCCGCGCGGTGATCGTCTGCATCCCCGCGGTCGCCGAGCACACCGAAGCGATGGGCGCGCTGCACGCGGCGCTCGGCGACCGTCTCGCCGGCCAGTTCGACGGCGTCGAGGAGCACAGCCCCCTGCCCACGGTGGAGCGGGCCCGCGCGTTCCTCGAGGCCCACGACGCGGACGCGGTTGTCGCCGTGGGCGGTGGCTCGTCTGTCGTCACGGCGCGCGCGGCGACGATCCTGCTGGGCGAGGGCAAGGACGTACGGGACCTGTGCACCCGGCGGGAGGGCGGGCGCCTGGTGAGCCCGCGGCTCGCCGCGCCCAAGCTGCCGCAATGGGTCGTGCCGAGCACGCCGACGTCGGCCTACGCCAAGGCCGGTGCAGCCGTGCGGGATCCGGAGACGGGTGAGCGGCTCGCGCTCTACGACCCGAAGGCCCGCGCCCAGGGCGTGATCCTCGACCCGGTGATGGCGCTCACCGCGCCACCCCGGCTGAGCTGGTCCGCCGCCCTGAACGTCTTCTCGATGGCGGTGGAGGGCCTGCAGTCCCGGCAGGTCGACCCCCTCGCCGACGCCCTGCTGGCGCACGCACTCCGTACGGTGGTGGCGTGGCTGCCGAGGGTGACCGAAGAGCCGGACCAGGCGGGGCCGCGCCTTCAGCTGATGCTCGCGGCCGTCCTGAGCGGGCAAGGCAGCGACCACAGCGGCGGCGGTCTCGCCCAGGCGCTGTCGCACGCCATCGGGCCCCGATCCGCGGCGCCCAACGGTGTCGTGGAGGCGCTGCTGCTGCCGCACGCGATGCGGTTCAACGCGAGCGCCGTCCCGCACCGGATCGTGGCCCTCGGTGACTACCTGGGGCTTGCCGAGCCCGCCCCCGGCGCGGTGATCGAGGAGATCGAGCGCCTCTTGGCGAGCTTCGAGGTGCCGTCCCGGCTCCGCGACGTCGGCGTGGCACAGGACTCGATCGTCGAGGTCGTCGCTCACGCCATGGACGACTGGGCCATCACCGCCGGACCCCGTCCGCCCGACGAGCGCGACGTGCGCGAGCTGCTGGTGGGCGCGTGGTGAAGCCGGTCACCGAACGCACGACGATCACCGGAGGAACGTGATGACGACGCAAACGTCGCCAGCGGTATGGGGCAAGGAGATCGGCACCGAACGGGTCCGGGGCGTCCCGTTCCGCGTTTACACCGAGCGTCCCCGCGACATCGGGACGCTGCTCGCCTTCGCGGACCGCTGGGGCGACCGTCCGCACCTGGTCCAGGGTGAGCGGGTCGTGACCTTCGCTGGTCTGCGCCGGGCGGCCGAGGCCAAGGCGGCGCGGCTCGCCGCGGACGGGCTCGCGCCCGGTGATCGAGTGCTGCTGACGGGCTTCAACAGCCCGGAGTGGATCATCAACTTCTGGGCGCTGGTGACCGTGGGGGCCGTTCCGGTGCTGGGCAACGCATGGTGGGGCGCCGGCGAGGTGGCGGATGCCCTGGACCTGCTGGAGC is part of the Actinoplanes sp. NBC_00393 genome and harbors:
- a CDS encoding N-acyl homoserine lactonase family protein, with the protein product MTLSVTALSVGRVFGLPKPSLTYLRGWGQAMDIPLIMFVIRGDGPPVVVDTGADLARAIAHHGIRMEQTPQEEPAAALRSLGVDPDEVRVVVNTHLHWDHSSNNHLFPNARIVIQQREIAYASQPVPWHRRQFEHLPELTAAWRRAEDRIDPVDGDAEVAPGVSVVALPGHTPGSQGVIVEAATKRYLLAGDCVDLYENWAGDGENRHIPSGFFTDIIAYEDSLNRIEKLGCEVVPSHDPLVVERREFR
- a CDS encoding iron-containing alcohol dehydrogenase family protein; this translates as MSTAPELRIRHLSPAFRTFCGEGALEALPRELARVGARRAVIVCIPAVAEHTEAMGALHAALGDRLAGQFDGVEEHSPLPTVERARAFLEAHDADAVVAVGGGSSVVTARAATILLGEGKDVRDLCTRREGGRLVSPRLAAPKLPQWVVPSTPTSAYAKAGAAVRDPETGERLALYDPKARAQGVILDPVMALTAPPRLSWSAALNVFSMAVEGLQSRQVDPLADALLAHALRTVVAWLPRVTEEPDQAGPRLQLMLAAVLSGQGSDHSGGGLAQALSHAIGPRSAAPNGVVEALLLPHAMRFNASAVPHRIVALGDYLGLAEPAPGAVIEEIERLLASFEVPSRLRDVGVAQDSIVEVVAHAMDDWAITAGPRPPDERDVRELLVGAW
- a CDS encoding CaiB/BaiF CoA transferase family protein, which encodes MTALEGVKVICVGQFYFAPYCTMLMARLGADVIKIEAPQGDPYRRLPTVDADGGPIQFRFLNSGKRTIRLDLSVPAGQDVLRDLVRGADVLVQNLSPGAMDRFGLGYDDLRRVNPRLIMASGTGFGSFGPYAGESAMDLTIQARTAIMSTTGFEDGAPVRTGPSVVDFVGGAHMLAGIVTALFQRTRTGEGQHVEVALQDAILPALTSNIAGVISQATDSPERTGNRHGSLAVAPYNAYPAIDGWVTLLCPTQAHWERLRAQIGDPAAEDPRFATMADRCRHMDDLDVMIGHWTATRTKGGLTSLLGGLKIPCAPVVTLPELLADPHVLARGVLRTVTDDKGSFMTLGSPLFLSGSPIVEPTRAGDLGEHTDEVLTKELGMTTGEIAGLRNAGVI
- a CDS encoding class I adenylate-forming enzyme family protein, with protein sequence MTSVEPWGRDLVVERVRGVPYRMYAPRVRRLSALLDHADRWAGRAHVVQGDARLDFGDLRIAVRRRAASLQAQGIGTGDRVALLGWNGPDWIVNAWAVLWLGAVPVLANAWWGTRELEHAVTLLKPRLVLADDRLAARLPAGTPVGSWPADTSSRLLPEREGGDDEIEPALILFTSGSTGTAKAVELSHRSVVSGLHSLLAVTRRLPQDLNEAPPSVALHTAPLFHVGGVQTLVRAVVVGETLVFPAGRFDADEAIRLITTHRITRWSAVPTMAARLLDALQRHPADLSSLRSLTLGGAPAHVSLYRRIREELPSVEARIATGYGLTENGGQATAATGRDTRDRPGGCGVPLPAVEIAFGERSGDGDGEVLIRSASQMLGYAGESCGPIDDDGWLHTGDLGHLDDDGHLWVTGRSKDLILRGGENIAPLSVERALAGVEGVLDAAVFGLPHPELGEEVAAVVVVDDDTFARPGLQAYVAGELRAVLASFAVPTRWRFQTGRLPVLGAEKVDKRALARHFTAPGR
- a CDS encoding MFS transporter, yielding MTMQLPPDSVARPDSGSTTPAPTPPAKMRRVAFASFIGTVIEFYDFSIYGTAAALVFAGAFFSALGDQSATVVSFATLGVAFVARPLGSILFGHYGDRLGRKRTLIATMALMGTATVLIGLLPTSASIGVVAPILLVLLRIAQGLAAGGEWAGAALFTSEHSPKDRRGFWAMFTNLGGAFANVLALTVYLIVALYMSDDTFTSWGWRIPFLISVVLVAVGLYVRLRIEETPAFEAEARRRRDDGGLPFKDAFKHGWRRILLGSGALVMAFSLGYIGIAYLTNYGTATLGLSRPTVLLAGIIGNLVNGLFCVLGGTLSDRFGRRKVLLTANMLGIPWALLLFPVLDVGTIGAFYAGMLITFMIAGTGFGVAGSFLSELFPTRYRYTAAGLSYSLAGVLGGAIPPLVAASIIGTYGGLFFGALLAGYCFLGLLCTLALRETRDSDLVDA